The segment ATACCGGGAGAATCAATCACTGCACTGTCTAGTCCTTGAGACTAAGAATGCTCAGCCATATTCAGGTACTGTACATTGCAGGAGAATTTTGCTTCAGACCTCCTCCATAgtctaatggatatagtctcgacTCCCTAACTGAGGGATCATGGGTTCAAATCTTAGGGAGGTCCAATCAAGATTAGACATGATTAAAATAGTGTACAacaagctgaggcttaaaagaggaaAAAAGCTGCATCCATACTGTCAGATTCTCTTCCTTTGTTTTATCAGATAAGATTTTCACACAGTCTTTTAACTCATGAGGAAGGATAGAAAAAGGTTAAAAAGGGAACTGTTTACTCATTTCActaaaaagaataacattttctttaattactCTCATTATTTCTTCATGTTACAATTTTCATATGTGTAAAAAAGTAGatagtgttaaatttataatttaaatagctttaacattaaattgaactattttatattgtactattgtattactactttcaaaatatgattttcaaaaatgttttcatctttgttattttataaaacatttttaatttaaaaattagtatttataattttaatgctcCTGGATCTTGTATactagtttttattgtaaaatgcattaattaaaaacctaaaaatacattttaaaaaccacttaaaataGAACCAAGCAagtcaaaaaatatgaaattggtTGCACTTATTGGCCAAGATTCGTGTTGCATTGAGCAACATGGACAATGAAAGGGAGAGGGTTATGACAGTGTTGCAAATGTTACTCTATCTCCTGTCTCCCCTCCATTGACAATAAGGGGTCACACCAGTGGTGTGTTGTCATCAATAGAACAGGAAATGTTCTGTACACTTGGACACACAGGTACGAGACAAGCTAACATTTGATTACACTGCACATCCAAGTTAGGTACATGAGTTTTGTTTCTTGTGTTTTATGAGGTTGGTTGTCTTTTCTTTGCAGACTAAAGGTATCAGTAGGGTCATTAGTGCCATATCAAATCAGCACAGAGCATAAACCTGACCACTtcagaatttgatgaaatttgttaTGAAGGTAGTCCTCATATAAAACAGGAAAATTACGAATTTCCccccaaaatatttcaaaccgttgtaaaatttctcaaaaattcacaaaaaaccGCAAACAACATATTTTGAAGTCATCGTAGTTTTTCTTCTAATAGAGCTATAGAGATGGGAGTTGTGTCATTTTACTTTAAATGCAGTTGATTTTGATTTTCAACACATAATACTTTACGTatctatggtaggaagggttgatttaattgattaaaacaaCATTCTCTGACATACAAAGcgtttttgaaaaatcaaattcaaaataatgatttttttttctaaaaggtGCATTTTTGCAAGTTAAAGATCTTACATCCGTAACTTTGAAGCACTTTGAGATATTTGTgtgaaaattggaaatttttcTGATTTATACCTTCTTACCAAATGTCATCAAATTCTGAGgtgtttaaatacaatttttttttattttagtgtgttgATTTTATACGGAATGGCCCATTAGTACATTTACCAATGGCTCCATACAATTGATGTATTCTtatcagggatgctacaggtcagggaaatcagggaagtcagggaaataaaaacaggactggaaatcagggaaaagtcagggaatccggtctcaagtcagggaaaagtcagggaatttcgacgttggtcagggaaaaatataaaatccctttacacaaataaacttactgccgccgcgccgagtaCAAGCCTGCAgatttaagtcaatctttttgtacgtattaaactgtgttcactttattttttgcttttttatatttgccaccgtgttagcctcaacaccgcttttttccacccattaattgccaaaaaccctggggattgcgtcgaaaaaagtcagggaaaaaatgcaaaatttggtctggaaatcagggaaaagtcagggaatttcattattggactcctgtagcaaccctgctTATGTAtagaacaaatataatattagtacTGTACAATTGTTTTTCAAGGTTTAAGGTCTAGAAGAAAATGTTAGAAATCAAATTATTcatcagggatgctacaggtcagggaaatcagggaagtcagggaaaagtcagggaaaaaaaacatgactggaaatcagggaaaagtcagggaatccggtctcaagtcagggaaaattCAGGGAATTTCGatgttggtcagggaaaaatataaaatccctttacacaaataaacttactgccgccgcgccgtattttacttctgtgttgtaaaagatcatttaaatcaatctttttgtacgtattaaactgtgttcactttattttttgcttttttatatttgccaccctgttagcctcaacatcgcttttttccacccattaattgccaaaaaccctggggattgcgtcgaaaaaagtcagggaaaaatgaaaaattggtctggaaatcagggaaaagtcagggaatttcattattgaacTCCTGTAGCAACCCAGTTCATGTTGATAGATCCCCTTTCAATTCACAAATCTAAGTCCACAAAACATCTGCAGATTTTTCTTAATGTTATTATAAGGCAACAATAGGCTAGATAATTTATGAGGTAATTTAAcctcaaattatttaaaagatatttacaaacattaaatacagACTAGGTAAATTATCAAAACATCATATTTATAGCAAATATaatcaaattgcaaaattattgtaataataaaataaacttaaagtagcattgtatgtattaaaataaataaaagaaagaaggGAGGGGGGAATAAGTGAAATCATTTGAACAGACTGTCCTTACATTTGACTTTTGAACACTGTAGAATCTGTTTTAAATCTAGATGTGATCCTGTGTTAAAAGTTCAAAACGGTTCCTCTGTTTTTATCACActgcaatttttttttagtaaataccATAAGATATAATTTATGCCCATTTCtcgtattattattatctaccatttcttttaataataaaggaAGGTTATTGTAAAAGATCCATGTTGCATTTTCTCTGTTCTCACAACTGTTTTGTGCGACAGGACGATGCCGACCTCGCGACCCGAGCCATTCCGGAGCTGATCAAGCTGCTGAACGACGAGGACCAGGTGGTCGTCTCCCAGGCAGCCATGATGGTCCATCAGCTGTCCAAGAAGGAGGCTTCGCGCCACGCCATCATGAACAGTCCCCAGGTACGCTCCACCAGATTGTGGCTCATCTTACCGTCATATCTTTACTCattatttttcagtaaatgtGTAATAGCaccatttatttatgtaaaaacatttagtaaaatttattgtactgaataatgtaatttatttgtttacgttCCAAAACATCTATATTATTGTTAAGCGATTATGAAATTACATTCTCATGACAGGATTAATTCATTTACAGTAATTTCTGGAATGTAATGTGAAAGAGTTGTTACCTTTTGACTAAAATTTGGCAAAAACGTAGAcatattttatgaagaaattaCCCTCTTGTATATGCAGATCCCTAGCACATGTATTATAGTTTTTCTCGTGTTTACAAGTGGccaaattgttttttatgtagaTGTTCGTACATTTAGTGAGTGACATCTAGAAAAAAAGACTAAAGTTTGTGTTTCTTTCTTTGCATTGAAACATTGTGATGACAGCAAGCTGTAAGTATATACTTTTTCAACAAAGAAAAattccatttaataataattttttttctatttatttgtccAAGTATTTTGTGTTTCTTTGCTTTcacagatacagttgttttaatgtaacagtatatttaattttctctcTACCTATCCTTAGTAGTAtagaatagttaatttaattaatacgtaAAAGGTTGTTTTGATCTAGATTTtaccatgtttttatattttttattattaaaaaaatgtaattataagccTATATCACTTTTGTTACTGAATAATGTGCAATTTTTCATCTACTGTACAAAGAATTTTAATTAGGCATACAAATAACCAAGTTCTGTGTATGAAAAATTTTTCGAAGACGGAGAATaagataatacaaattttatggcAATTAACTTGTtcattttattagaaattaatattgCTTCATCAGTTATTTTTATCTGTCATGTTGgtatgaaacagtttttttttttttaattaagggaACTATGTTATTTCAATCAGCTACCTTATAACAATAAAAGACTaagtaatgaattaatttaatgaatatttcaatcAGGTAGCCAGTTCATATTTTTCAAGTATTTTCTAAGTGTACAACAATTAATTAGGCCTACAAtcatttgtatgtttatttgactcaatatttttcaatttgcaatatttgtaataatattatatacccaattttttataacaagttttgataaaaattaacattgCAGAGTGTCTTTTTTTTACTTTGCTAGACTCCaagtttgtaaactttaatttttattgtatagtgaTGTTGGTAGTAAATAATTGATTCTTTTATTTATCTACggattaaaataacaaaaacaacaaagtatAGGCGAGtggaaaaatctgtttttctgaacGAAGCAACATGCTCCCTTATGGGTATAAATTCACCACACATTTGAGTGCTACGAGCAGTTGTCGTTTAATATCTCACATTCCAAGGCAAAGATGTTGATGTCTCCATGTGACTACAGATGGTGGCGGCTCTGGTGCGGGCCATCTCTAACAGCAACGACCTGGAGACCACCAAGGGGGCTGTGGGCACCCTGCACAACCTCTCGCACCACAGGCAGGGGCTCCTGGCCATCTTCAAGAGTGGAGGCATTCCTGCGCTGGTCAAGCTGCTCAGGTAGAAGAATTCCCCATTGTACAACTGACATTTTGTGGATCTTTTTACTCTAAACCTTGTTTGATTGGTTTCCAATGGAAACGCTACTTTATTGTGGtgataaacaaatacataatttaatacacatttttatttaggttttaattttttgtaccaaACAATTGTGTTCTTGCCTTTGGACCAAACTGATGGTAGCTCTatacaaaactcaaaattttcTTTGCACTGCAGACTTCTAGAATTCAACCAAAGTCTGGCTCACGATGAGTATAAaatcagggatgctacaggtcagggaaatcagggaagtcagggaaaaataaacaggactggaaatcagggaaaagtcagggaatccggtctcaagtcagggaatttcgacgttggtcagggaaaaataaaaaatccctttacacaaataaacttactgccgccgcgccgagtccaagcctgcagacgaccgctttttagcctcaacaccgcttttttccacccattaattgccaaaaaccctggggattgcgtcgaaaaaagtcagggaaaaatgaaaaacttggtctggaaatcagggaaaagtcagggaatttcattattggactcctgtagcaaccctgaaaataagtgttaaatttactaaaaaaaacattattttactgttgttgattccaaaaattgttttagtatctCTTATGTTGTTGCAATTATAGTTTGGACCCTGAAGATTACTGTCAAATTGTCTGTTTCAATTAATATCAAGAGAACTTGTCTTTCATattatgtgtgttttatttttggtGTACATCTTACAgctgttattaaaaaaatcaatattttttaaagtgatatttgCTACACATACGGCTCATTAACATACTTtcatattatgtaatgtttaactaaagtaataaataaatataaaatttaaaaaataaaattgtaacattagGTTTTCAACACTTTGAGTGCAGATCCCATTATTTATGGAACGTTGAAACTCCTGAAAATTgcgtttttgtaattttatggaatctatgtttttaattcaaatgtattatgcaattgctaattttaaattgtaataacgTATTATGTAATTTTGCCTCTTTTGCATTGTTAGTAACATAGATCTCCACTAGAACCCATCGGCTGTATTACATCAGTTTTTTACAAAGCTTCAGCTGCCGactttattgcatatttatttgcatttaatcatacatatgatttttcattaaaatatgtataatgttcTTAAGTCATATACAAACTACATTACAAAAAAAGCATAACATTTGGAGTCagatgtatattttgaaatttttatataagttatttactCAAAGTtagttataaaatgaaatgtgGAGGTAATGAACTAAAAACATAGTTCTCTAGTCTTTTGTGAGAATAATTaggtgtaacattttaaaaattggatgTTAAAATAAGCTTTAGAAAATTACATATTGTAGGGCTCCCTAAAACACACTGCCACTACAGTAAGTTTGTCTGCCATCTCTGGgattaattgaacatttttaatgacatctagttttttttttaagcaaaagGACAAAGAAAGCTTGATTGTGTAATTTTTGTGTATGTTCACAGTTCACCAGTGGAATCGGTGCTATTCTACGCCATCACGACGCTGCACAATCTGCTGCTCCACCAGGAAGGGTCTAAGATGGCGGTGAGGCTGGCCGGCGGGCTGCAGAAGATGGTGGCTCTGCTACAACGCAACAACGTCAAGTTCCTGGCAATCGTCACCGACTGCCTACAGATCCTAGCTTATGGCAATCAGGAGAGCAAGCTGATCATCCTGGCCAGCCAGGGACCCGTAGAACTCGTGCGGATCATGCGCAGCTACGACTATGAGAAGTTACTCTGGACCACTTCACGCGTGCTGAAAGGTACGTTGACCTTTTGTTGAGACCAAAAAACAAACCAATTTCAGTTCTGGAAGCAGTTTATTCCCACCATTATTGatgtactagctgtttcccgcggcttcacacgcttttcgtaagctttgcccatgtatgagcacttctgtttaagttaattatatttccaatgccgatgtagagtttgccttgttgccaagatcaagaacatctgtcaaaagtgtattgtacacgtacttgtactttattataaagtggtctaagaCTCAAGCTTTTAGtttaaccagaaatttattttgaagacaaatatacctcataacttagcgccttcaaatagtgttttgctatttaatatacgtaactgtcttgtaattgcagtttataatgtgcaggtgctttgagaacttttatcttttgcagcgcggCCAAGTGGCAagttacatcaataggcataggcATACCTTccacgtggaaaaatacatatacatacaaattttcataatgatcggtcaaatagtttacgattctataaaggacatacattcATTTTTGTTGATATAGAATGTAAAGTCTCAACAATTCTGAAATTTTTATGTTGCAATCTGAACATTTATGTGAAGGTTATAAAGCAAGAATGTAACGACTAACTtgaattaatactttttagaCATTTACTGTTTTAGAAGGTTAAAGTTgatactgataaaataaaaaatggcggctagcagctaaacaaagtggaaattggaaaaaagttattcttcatttttagcctAAAATCATACATAAATTCGGAACATACATAGCCAGTCCAACCTTTTTTGTTACACCTTGTATAATCTACTTACACATCATTATAACCATAATACTTTTCTTGACACCATGTACCATTCTCAACCATACTGTTGCAGTGCTGTCCGTGTGCTCCAGTAACAAGCCAGCCATAGTGGAGGCTGGGGGGATGCAAGCTCTGGCCATGCACTTGGGCCACCCCAGCCAGAGACTGGTGCAGAACTGTCTCTGGACCCTCAGGAACTTGTCAGACGCCGGTACTAAGGTGGGTTGGATCTGAGTCACTAAGTGCCAATGCACCACGCCTTTATTCTTCTTTGTTTACATTGGGCTTCTTacttttttacaatgaaattttatttgatgGTGATTCTTTAaggttttcaaaatgtaataagcTCTTTCATTATTTGCCAAAATTTTGAAGATAGTTcggtattttagttatttatcaaacataattttgaaatcataGTGTATTACAATATGTTCAGTGTATTTTAACCCTTCCCAAGCCGTAGACGGATATATCAGAATGGTAAACTTTGATCAAATCTCCAAAGACAGCTATAGCCTATCCgttattatagattatgtctcttggggagttttttatttcacaaaaggcctttgaaatgccAGGGCAAGCACTGTGCTTAtcgcggttgccaaggaagtatttatagaTGACCTTCACTCAGCGGCACGGAAACGGGAACGCCCTTTGTCTAACTTCGACCGCTTGCTCGTCAGTTCTGTCCCCTACAGAGCCGTAACCTAACATATTTGTggtgtgtattactgctttctcggttgtcacgaGCGTGCGTGTCTACTATGTAtctcattattattgttacaatttgttacttttcttacaattttttattattgttactttttagtttaattacattttatcaataaatatgctaattttaactcAAATGCCCtctattatactttttttttaccttttataatttagttataataaaaattagctttcaGCTTAAagaaacacaaattatttatttgtcttggTGTTtaaggaaagttaatggatttatagTGGTGTGCGAAGGGTTAATGTTTTAGTTAGGCTTTTAATACCTTgcgatgttttttttttcttaaatgtttataGGCTTAAATGAAgatttcttcaacaaaatttggtattttcATCGCCACGTTACATTCAATATTAGATGCAGTTTGTAATCTAATAACCTGATGTTTGATGTATTCTTGTGATGTTCCCTGACTAGGTTGACGGACTAGAAGGACTATTGCAGTCGTTGGTGCAGCTGCTGGCTTCTACAGACCTCAATGTGGTGACATGTGCCGCCGGTATACTGTCCAACCTGACCTGCAACAACCAACGCAACAAAGTTACCGTGTGTCAGGTCGGAGGTGTTGACGCTCTGGTCCGCACCATCGTCACTGCCGGCGACCGCGAGGAGATCACTGAACCTGCGGTGAGTTACCGAATTAATGTGCTCTTTGAGTTCAAGCTGTCTCCGGCTCACTTTTCTTCTATCCAgttcgtaattttttttaatgttataggttatttcaataaattacacattttttctttattgaacataattataaacatcatttaaaaaaattgtattgattaaaCGTTTGAATTTCATACTCATACTTTAATCTACTCTGTTTATAcaagaattttgaatttgttttctttaaaccaGAGGGTGGGttccacttaaaattattatattttgcaggattaaaaatagtttaaccgGAGAAGAGTAGGGGAATGGGAAAGAACGTTGACATAAAACGATATTGGTGTCTATTGCAGGTCTGTGCACTGAGACACCTGACTTCACGCCACGTGGAGAGTGAGATGGCCCAGAATGCCGTGCGGCTCAATTACGGCATGCAGGTGATAGTGAAACTCCTGCACCCACCGTCGCGTTGGCCTCTGGTGAAGGCGGTCATCGGGCTGATACGCAACCTAGCGCTGTGCCAGGCCAACCACGCTCCGCTGCGCGAGAACGGCGCAATACACCACCTTGTGCGACTGCTCATGAGGGCCTTCCAGGACACGCAACGGGTTAGCATACATTTGTTACAAATTTgatattcttatttttcattcattaatgAAATATAAGAAGCCTTATGTCCTaagaaaaatttcagtttttttttttttaagttgctcAAAAGTATATGattgcaaaattattttagttcttattataatatttatcgaGGTATGCTAAAACACATTGAAatgtttacaatgaaattaattaattaaaaaggatAAAGATTTAATTCCTTTTGCAATTCCtagacaaagtaaaaaaattataaattaaatgaaccATCAATTTTTCATTTATGCATTCAGGAATAAGGAATCAGCacttggtttaaattttaaatatgtggtGTTCTTTTCACGGGTATGTTCTTGAACTTTTATCATCACTGTCAATGTGGAAAcattatgaaaagttttaaaaatgtccGTGAATGCCTCcccaattttgtagttttgtaagtGTCCCCGAAATTTTCCATGTGTATGCACAAATGCTTCATTAAGTTTCTATAAGTTCTTCATTGTAAATTCTATATATACTTATCTCCGTATATAATGTTAGTAACTGTCTCttctaatttacatttttatttgtttggttgGTAGTCCTTTctaataatcatatttttcttctttttatatagCGAATAGTATATTTGACTAAAAGTTGCCATCTGATCTTTGCTTTGTTCTCAGGATTGACTAATGTTTCCATCACCCCCAATTTTTGTTACcgtaattaatttgttgtttttcagtTTCAAAGTTTACACTCGGGGgataatttttattgttctcAGTTTCACGATTACAGGCCAAATGTGAAAGTTCAAATCGTAAGGAAACCGTTTTTCAGTTGTCCTTGGTTCTTCTTTCTTAAGTCTGAACTATTATCTAAAGTCTGAACTATTGTTTTAAAGTcttaaaactgattttgtttaAGTTTGAACTATTGTTTAAAGTCTGAACTATTATCTAAAGTCTGAACTATTGTTTAAAGTCTTAACtgttgtttaaagtttgaacTATTGTTTAAAGTCTGAACTATTATCTAAAGTCTGAACTATTGTTTAAAGTCTGaactattgtttaaagtttgaactATTATCTAAAGtctgaaatattgtttaaagtctGAACTATTATCTAAAGTCTGAAACTATTGTTTAAAGTCTGAACTATTATCTAAAGTCTGAACTATTGTTTAAAAGTCTGAACTATTTGTTTAAAGTCTGAACTATTATCTAAAGTCTGAACTATTGTTTAAAGTCTGAACTATTGTTTAAAGTCTGAACTATTATCTAAAATCTTGAACTATTATCTAAAGTCTGAACTATTATCTAAAGTCTGAACTATTGTTTAAAGTCTGAACTATTATCTAAAGTCTGAACTATTGTTTAAAGTCTGAACTATTGTTTAAAGTCTGAACTATTATCTAAAATCTGAACTATTATCTAAAGTCTGAACTATTATCTAAAGTCTGAACTATTGTTTAAAGTCTGAACTATTATCTAAAATCTGAAACTATTATCTAAAGTCTGAACTATTATCTAAAAATCTGAACTATTATCTAAAGTCTGAACTATTATCTAAAGTCTGAACTATTGTTTAAAGTCTGAACTATTATTCTAAAGTCTGAACTATTATCTAAAGTCTGAACTATTGTTTTAAAGTCTGAACTATTGTTTAAAGTCTGAACTATTGTTTAAAGTCTGAACTATTATCTAAAATCTGAACTATTATCTAAAGTCTGAACTATTGTTTAAAGTCTGAACTATTATCTAAAATCTGAACTATTATCTAAAGTCTGAACTATTATCTAAAGTCTGAACTATTGTTTAAAGTCTGAACTATTATCTAAAGTCTGAACTATTGTTTAAAGTCTGAACTATTGTTTAAAAGTCTGAACTATTATCTAAAATCTGAACTATTATCTAAAGTCTGAACTATTATCTAAAGTCTGAACTATTGTTTAAAGTCTGAACTATTATCTAAAATCTGAACTATTATCTAAAGTCTGAAACTATTATCTAAAATCTGAACTATTATCTAAAGTCTGAACTATTATCTAAAGTCTTgaactattgttttaataaagtctgaactattgtttaaaagtttgaacTATTATCTAAAGtctgaaatattgtttaaagtctGAACTATTATCTAAAGTCTGAACTATTGTTTAAAGACTGAACTATTATCTAAAGTCTGAACTATTGTTTAAAGTCTGAACTATTGTTTTAAAGTCCTGAACTATTATCTAAAGTCTGAACTATTGTTTAAAGTCTGAACTATTGTTTAAAGTCTGAACTATTATCTAAAATCTGAACTATTATCTAAAGTCTGAACTATTATCTAAAGTCTGAACTATTGTTTAAAGTCTGAACTATTATCTAAAGTCTGAAACTATTGTTTAAAGTCGGAACTATTGTTTAAAGTCCTGAACTATTATCTAAAATCTGAACTATTATCTAAGTCCTGAACTATTATCTAAAGACTGAAACTATTGTTTACAAGTCTGAACTATTATCTAAAATCTGAACTATTATCTAAAGTCTGAACTATTATCTAAAATCTGAACTATTATCTAAAGTCTGAACTAATTATCTAAAGTCTGAACTATTGTTTAAAGTCTGAACTATTATCTAAAGTCTGAACTATTATCTAAAGTCTGAACTATTGTTTAAAGTCTGAACTATATCTAAAGTCTGAACTATTGTTTAAAGTCTGAACTATTATCTAAAATCTGAACTATTATCTAAAGTCTGAACTATTATCTAAAATCTGAACTATTATCTAAAGTCTGAACTATTATCTAAAGTCTGAACTATTGTTTAAAGTCTGAACTATTATCTAAAGTCTGAACAATTATCTAAAGTCTGAACTATTGTTTAAAGTCTGAACTATTATCTAAAGTCTGAACTATTGTTTTAAAGTCTGAACTATTGTTTAAAGTCTGAACTATTGTTTAAAGTCTGAACTATTGTTTAAAGTCTGAACTATTATCTAAAATCTGAACTATTATCTAAAGTCTGAACTATTATCTAAAGTCTGAACTATTGTTTAAAGTCTGAACTATTATCTAAAGTCTGAACTATTATGTTTAAAGTCTGAACTATTATCTAAAATCTGAACTATTATCTAAAGTCTGAACTATTATCTAAAGTCTGAACTATTGTTTAAAGTCTGAACTATTATCTAAAAATCTGAACTAATATCTAAAGTCTGAACTATTATCTAAAATCTGAACTATTATCTAAAGTCTGAACTATTATCTAAAGTCTGAACTATTGTTTAAAGTCTGAACTATTATCTAAATCTGAACTATTATCTAAAGTCTGAACTATTGGTTAAAGTTGTATTATCTAAAGTCTGAACTATTATCTAAAGTCTGAACTATTGTTTAAAGTCTGAACTATTATCTAAAGTCTGAACTATTGTTTAAAGTCTGAACTATTGTTTAAAGTCTGAACTATTATCTAAAGTCTGAACTATTGTTTAAAGTCTGAACTATTATCTAAAGTCTGAACTATTGTTTAAAAAGTCTGAACTATTGTCCTAAAGTCTGAACTATTGTCTGAACTATTA is part of the Homalodisca vitripennis isolate AUS2020 chromosome 8, UT_GWSS_2.1, whole genome shotgun sequence genome and harbors:
- the LOC124367237 gene encoding armadillo segment polarity protein isoform X3; translated protein: MSYQMQPQGRPMNYQGNDLNKEQTLMWQQNSYMGDSGIHSGATTQAPSLTGKEDDLESDQLMFDLDQGFTQGFTQEQVDEMNQQLSQTRSQRVRAAMFPETLEEGMEIPSTQLDQAQPTAVQRLSEPSQMLKHAVVNLINYQDDADLATRAIPELIKLLNDEDQVVVSQAAMMVHQLSKKEASRHAIMNSPQQAMVAALVRAISNSNDLETTKGAVGTLHNLSHHRQGLLAIFKSGGIPALVKLLSSPVESVLFYAITTLHNLLLHQEGSKMAVRLAGGLQKMVALLQRNNVKFLAIVTDCLQILAYGNQESKLIILASQGPVELVRIMRSYDYEKLLWTTSRVLKVLSVCSSNKPAIVEAGGMQALAMHLGHPSQRLVQNCLWTLRNLSDAGTKVDGLEGLLQSLVQLLASTDLNVVTCAAGILSNLTCNNQRNKVTVCQVGGVDALVRTIVTAGDREEITEPAVCALRHLTSRHVESEMAQNAVRLNYGMQVIVKLLHPPSRWPLVKAVIGLIRNLALCQANHAPLRENGAIHHLVRLLMRAFQDTQRQRSSVASTGSQAPSAYADGVRMEEIVEGTVGALHILARESHNRSIIRQQMVIPIFVQLLFNEIENIQRVAAGVLCELATDKEGAEMIEQEGATAPLTELLHSRNEGVATYAAAVLFRMSEDKPQDYKKRLSMELTNSLFREDQNLWAGGDLGMGPDLQDMLAPDQGYDAMYTTGPPSVHSSHGGRPFPQTGGF